The Excalfactoria chinensis isolate bCotChi1 chromosome 10, bCotChi1.hap2, whole genome shotgun sequence genome has a segment encoding these proteins:
- the ASB7 gene encoding ankyrin repeat and SOCS box protein 7 has translation MLHHHCRRNPELQEELQIQAAVAAGDVHTVRKMLEQGYSPNGRDANGWTLLHFSAARGKERCVRVFLEHGADPTVKDLIGGFTALHYAAMHGRARIARLMLESEYRSDIINAKSNDGWTPLHVAAHYGRDSFVRLLLEFKAEVDPLSDKGTTPLQLAIIRERSSCVKILLDHNANIDIQNGFLLRYAVIKSNHSYCRMFLQRGADTNLGRLEDGQTPLHLSALRDDVLCAQMLYNYGADTNTRNYEGQTPLAVSISISGSSRPCLDFLQEVTRQPRNLQDLCRIKIRQCIGLQNLKLLDELPIAKVMKDYLKHKFDDI, from the exons ATGTTACACCATCACTGTCGGAGAAACCCTGAGCTACAGGAAGAATTGCAGATTcaggctgctgttgctgctggcGATGTTCACACCGTGCGCAAAATGCTGGAGCAAGGTTATTCTCCAAATGGTCGAGATGCCAATGGCTGGacactgcttcatttctctgctgcaagagggaaagagagatgtGTCCGTGTTTTTCTTGAACATGGAG cTGATCCCACGGTTAAGGACTTAATTGGAGGCTTCACTGCTCTGCATTACGCAGCCATGCATGGCCGAGCGAGGATCGCGCGCTTGATGTTGGAATCGGAATATAGGAGTGACATTATTAATGCAAAAAGCAACGACGGTTGGACTCCCCTCCATGTAGCAGCCCACTATGGCAGAGACTCGTTTGTCCGGCTCCTGTTGGAGTTCAAGGCTGAGGTTGATCCGCTCAGTGATAAAGGTACAACCCCGCTTCAGCTGGCCATTATCCGCGAGAGGTCAAGCTGCGTGAAAATCCTGCTGGATCACAATGCCAACATCGACATTCAGAATGGTTTCCTGTTACGCTACGCTGTGATCAAAAGCAATCACTCGTACTGCCGAATGTTCCTTCAGCGAGGGGCGGACACAAACTTGGGGCGCTTGGAGGACGGACAGACACCCTTACACTTGTCTGCTCTTAGAGATGATGTGCTTTGTGCACAAATGTTGTATAATTACGGAGCAGACACTAACACAAGGAACTATGAAGGACAGACCCCACTGGCTGTTTCAATAAGTATTTCTGGAAGTAGCCGACCCTGTCTGGATTTCTTACAAGAAGTGACAA gaCAGCCCAGAAACTTGCAAGATCTATGCCGAATTAAAATCCGACAGTGTATAGGCCTTCAAAACCTAAAACTACTTGACGAACTACCCATTGCCAAGGTTATGAAAGACTACTTAAAACACAAATTCGATGATATCTGA